The Primulina huaijiensis isolate GDHJ02 chromosome 6, ASM1229523v2, whole genome shotgun sequence genomic sequence gtTAACATCTAAGAATatcattattaatttaaaaaaaaatagatataaaCTTAGTTAGTTTTACTTGTAACTATGTAAAAtcagattttaaatttaatggaatAGAAAAATATGTATGTAAGTTCGAGTTATGAAAAACTGCggttaatttaattttagaaaaaactaAAACATAAAAAGATCTTATTAAAATTACAAGTTTTGGAATTTCACTCTTTTTtcctttatcttttttttttttttctcattgcATTTTTTTAGCCACCTTCGAATATCACGTGAGATTAGACCACCGATGTCTTGTTTTCCATCGTTCTACAACGAGGACATGTGAATATAGTCGTTAACACAGAAACtcgtttaaatttttaaatcttgAAACTTGGTTTCGACGCTTTGCATGCTTTTGAATCTTACTTATACTAATTGATAGTCATAAATAATTTCTAgaaattttttctattttgttATAGTCTCACCGTTACTATCATTCTCGTATAATTATTCATCCAAACGTCTTTACTTCTAATTTACGATTTTCGAAAGAAACTAGGAGTTTTCCAAATTTATTAACGCGGAAGAATATAGTTTTGTTTAATCGAGCATCCCAAAAGTCTTATTCCGCCATGATTATTAGAACTAAAATATGAATCTTTTTGATAAAGCACAACTTTCTTTCATTTAAACGGCTGGTAGACATCAAACTCCTCCAATGGAAAGTCAACGCCAGCATCCATCGGTGGGCCACTGGATGATCCTTCACCCAAGTTGGGCGTATAAAAGTCATCATTCATCGGACCGGTTAGCCCACCCTGAGGCCCAGGATCCACAGCTTGCTGGGCCAGGACTTGGTCTTGAGCCTGGACAGATTCGACGGCATTGGGCAAAATCAAATGCCTGTCACGCATGAAGTTGCGCGCCAGGTCTTCCTCCCTCTGCCTCCTCAAGAACTGAGTCAGAGTTTCTGCATACTCATGGAACTTGGCCGTCTCCATGGCGTAAAGCAAATCCTCAGGAGTGATGGTCTTCCGATGGTCTCGGTGGCATATCGCGTTGGCCTCTCGAGTGATGTGGTCGATGAATTCCGACGCACATTCTTGAACCGTCTCTTTAGCATCGTCAGCGATCTTCGCGTTTTCTGGCAAAACGCTTCGCATGATTTTGGTTACGTTGGACATCGGAAGGTACAGATTGGCGTCACGCTTGAATGACTCTTGCGGGGCATGGATGAACCTGTTGTTTGAGACGTTGCCATCATCTTCAATAATCACACCTGAGAAGGAAAATTATAAAGTTGGATAatctaatataatattttaatctcaATTTCAACTTATGTTAATTTccagaatatttttttttatttcaccaaGCAACGTAAATTCATCTCTATTTGATCTAAAATATCGAGTTACAAATTATGGGAGACATGCATTACTTCAAAGTGAATCTAACCTGCATGTAAATTACAAGTAATCAAAGCTCAATTCTCGACATATTCTAGGTTAAATAACGAGCAGAtctgtaataaaaaaaataaaattttatatttaattttttaatgcgAACATTATCCTTTTAAACACaatatttgtatttaattatttcaatacAAATTTTATCCTTTNAATGCGGATGACTCATAATTCATCTGACAACAATGTTTCAATTTTAAAACGAGATCTTGGGTTTGAATCCCAATTGTAACAAACTCCTCCCtcagatatttttaaaaaaaatccttcACCGGAATTCTGTGGCGGTCTTGCGACGTATCCGATTTGCGAGTTGAATCTTAGAGCACGTTCCATTTGCGATctctgatttattttttatattaaattttattcaaatctacgtaaaatataaaaatattagtcgTATTTATAAACGCGAAAAGACTCCGATAAACACCCATGAGGGGCAAAATGGGCAAGGACTGGACAATTTATGTATTCCATTTTAATCCTGTGATTACATTTGCCATGAAAATTTAATTCTTTTGGTAAGTAAAATGAttggtaataattttcttttaaaaaaaattggtaatGAAATTTTCCAATGGATTGTGA encodes the following:
- the LOC140979126 gene encoding transcriptional activator HAP3-like — encoded protein: MERALRFNSQIGYVARPPQNSGVIIEDDGNVSNNRFIHAPQESFKRDANLYLPMSNVTKIMRSVLPENAKIADDAKETVQECASEFIDHITREANAICHRDHRKTITPEDLLYAMETAKFHEYAETLTQFLRRQREEDLARNFMRDRHLILPNAVESVQAQDQVLAQQAVDPGPQGGLTGPMNDDFYTPNLGEGSSSGPPMDAGVDFPLEEFDVYQPFK